Proteins co-encoded in one Microbacterium hydrocarbonoxydans genomic window:
- a CDS encoding helix-turn-helix transcriptional regulator, which yields MPIVIDLDVQLARKKMSVQDFADAIGITPANVAVLKNGRAKAVRFTTLEAICRVLECQPGDILRWVPDAEEAS from the coding sequence ATGCCCATCGTGATCGATCTCGACGTGCAGCTCGCACGCAAGAAGATGAGCGTGCAGGACTTCGCCGACGCCATCGGCATCACCCCGGCCAATGTCGCGGTGCTCAAGAACGGCCGCGCCAAGGCGGTGCGCTTCACCACGCTCGAGGCCATCTGTCGGGTGCTCGAGTGCCAGCCGGGAGACATCCTGCGCTGGGTGCCCGACGCCGAGGAGGCCTCATGA
- a CDS encoding sugar ABC transporter permease: protein MSTTELSTAASVTVAPGRAPRRRRRGFGAWFADTGWRHVVAIIVSAFALFPLLYVLSASLNPNGTLTGSNQLFSAFGFDSYARILSDPQNPYGLWFLNTLLIAVVTGAVTVFIGALAAYAFSRMRFAGRRIGLVTIVVVQMFPQLLAVVAIFLLMTTLGDWFPAIGLNTHTGLILVYLGGALGVNTYLMYGFFNTLPMELDEAARIDGAGHARIFFTMILPLVAPILAVVALLSFIGTVNEYVIASVMLVDVEQQTLVVGLTKLVANPRYADWSAFSAGAVMAAIPVMILFLFLQRYIVGGLTAGATKG, encoded by the coding sequence ATGAGCACCACCGAACTCAGCACCGCCGCCTCCGTCACCGTCGCACCCGGCCGTGCACCCCGCCGCCGACGTCGCGGCTTCGGAGCCTGGTTCGCCGACACGGGATGGCGTCACGTCGTCGCGATCATCGTGAGCGCGTTCGCGCTGTTCCCGCTGCTGTACGTGCTCTCGGCGTCGCTGAACCCCAACGGCACGCTGACGGGATCGAATCAGCTCTTCTCGGCGTTCGGCTTCGACAGCTATGCGCGGATCCTCAGCGACCCCCAGAACCCCTACGGGCTGTGGTTCCTCAACACCCTGCTCATCGCTGTCGTGACCGGCGCCGTGACCGTCTTCATCGGCGCACTCGCGGCGTATGCCTTCTCGCGCATGCGGTTCGCCGGCCGTCGGATCGGACTCGTCACGATCGTCGTGGTGCAGATGTTCCCGCAGCTGCTCGCGGTGGTCGCGATCTTCCTCCTGATGACCACGCTCGGCGACTGGTTCCCCGCGATCGGTCTCAACACGCACACGGGCCTCATCCTGGTGTACCTCGGCGGTGCGCTCGGGGTGAACACCTACCTCATGTACGGCTTCTTCAACACGCTCCCCATGGAGCTCGACGAGGCGGCTCGCATCGACGGCGCAGGGCATGCGCGCATCTTCTTCACGATGATCCTGCCTCTCGTGGCGCCGATCCTGGCCGTGGTCGCCCTGCTGTCGTTCATCGGCACGGTGAACGAGTACGTGATCGCGAGCGTCATGCTCGTCGACGTGGAGCAGCAGACGCTGGTCGTGGGTCTCACCAAGCTCGTCGCGAACCCGCGCTACGCGGACTGGTCGGCGTTCTCGGCCGGTGCTGTGATGGCCGCGATCCCTGTGATGATCCTGTTCCTGTTCCTGCAGCGCTACATCGTGGGCGGACTCACGGCCGGCGCGACGAAGGGCTGA
- a CDS encoding ABC transporter, protein MSDPEVPQPERPKDVDDVVVSANAGLEAAEAARADVAAAPAETTAADAATTPADPAVDPDLAAFEAAERDHPGTFATPELNDPAFLDADPDAGTSDAAKSDAAHDSHAADAATTTAFTAPAPPAANSSVHEESAMAGAAYAGASAADTRIVPSEPVPSESAPADTVIAPVQQQPIFVQAPEPPRERGNRGTAGAIGLLATLAFAVLYLAATLGVGAFEGEVDGANIAEAALAPLVTWSFWVPVVVFFLGFWLLGAFINRGRWGLWVVFGIIVGAIAYGGHILGQLFQAPFWQLSASEGNELVGSQLLAPLAIAAFIFARELTIWFGAWVARSGARKTELNAEAQREYERTLEAGPTLSR, encoded by the coding sequence ATGAGTGACCCCGAGGTTCCCCAGCCCGAGCGGCCGAAGGACGTCGATGACGTCGTCGTCAGCGCGAACGCTGGCCTCGAAGCCGCTGAGGCCGCGCGTGCAGACGTCGCCGCCGCGCCGGCCGAGACCACCGCGGCCGATGCCGCCACCACGCCTGCAGATCCTGCGGTCGACCCCGATCTGGCCGCTTTCGAAGCTGCGGAGCGCGACCACCCCGGCACTTTCGCGACGCCGGAACTGAACGACCCCGCCTTCCTCGACGCTGACCCGGATGCGGGAACGTCGGATGCTGCGAAGTCGGATGCCGCGCATGATTCGCACGCGGCGGATGCGGCCACTACGACCGCCTTCACGGCGCCCGCGCCGCCTGCGGCGAACAGCTCGGTGCACGAGGAGTCGGCCATGGCCGGTGCCGCGTACGCCGGCGCATCCGCTGCCGACACCCGCATCGTCCCGTCCGAGCCGGTTCCGTCGGAGTCCGCTCCCGCCGATACGGTCATCGCCCCGGTGCAGCAGCAGCCCATCTTCGTGCAGGCTCCCGAGCCGCCGCGCGAGCGCGGCAACCGCGGCACTGCGGGTGCGATCGGGCTTCTGGCCACACTCGCCTTCGCGGTGCTCTACCTGGCCGCGACCCTCGGTGTCGGCGCCTTCGAGGGCGAGGTCGACGGTGCCAACATCGCCGAAGCAGCACTCGCGCCGCTGGTGACCTGGTCGTTCTGGGTCCCTGTCGTCGTGTTCTTCCTGGGTTTCTGGCTTCTGGGCGCGTTCATCAACCGAGGACGCTGGGGCCTGTGGGTGGTCTTCGGCATCATCGTCGGCGCGATCGCCTACGGAGGGCACATCCTCGGTCAGCTCTTCCAGGCGCCCTTCTGGCAGCTCAGCGCGAGCGAGGGCAACGAGCTCGTCGGATCCCAGCTGCTCGCGCCGCTGGCCATCGCCGCGTTCATCTTCGCCCGTGAGCTGACCATCTGGTTCGGAGCCTGGGTCGCTCGCAGCGGTGCTCGCAAGACCGAGCTCAACGCCGAAGCGCAGCGCGAGTACGAGCGCACGCTCGAAGCCGGCCCCACGCTGTCGAGGTAG
- the rpsL gene encoding 30S ribosomal protein S12, producing the protein MPTIQQLVRKGRSPKVSKTKAPALKSNPQQAGVCTRVYTTTPKKPNSAMRKVARVKLRNGTEVTAYIPGEGHNLQEHSLVLVRGGRVKDLPGVRYKIVRGALDTQAVKNRKQARSRYGAKKG; encoded by the coding sequence GTGCCAACCATTCAGCAGTTGGTTCGCAAGGGTCGCTCGCCCAAGGTCTCGAAGACCAAGGCGCCCGCACTCAAGTCGAACCCGCAGCAGGCCGGGGTCTGCACCCGCGTCTACACCACCACCCCGAAGAAGCCGAACTCGGCGATGCGCAAGGTCGCTCGTGTGAAGCTCCGCAACGGTACCGAGGTCACCGCGTACATCCCCGGTGAGGGTCACAACCTGCAGGAGCACTCGCTCGTGCTCGTGCGTGGAGGCCGTGTCAAGGACCTCCCCGGTGTCCGTTACAAGATCGTCCGTGGCGCCCTGGACACCCAGGCCGTCAAGAACCGTAAGCAGGCTCGCAGCCGCTACGGCGCGAAGAAGGGCTGA
- the rpsG gene encoding 30S ribosomal protein S7 — MPRKGPAPKRPVVNDPVYGAPIVSQLVNKILVDGKKSLAESIVYNALRGVEAKNGQDAVATLKKALDNVRPTLEVKSRRVGGSTYQVPVEVKPHRANTLALRWLVSYAKGRREKTMTERLQNEILDASNGLGAAVKRREDTHKMAESNRAFAHYRW; from the coding sequence ATGCCTCGTAAGGGTCCCGCCCCGAAGCGTCCCGTCGTCAACGACCCGGTATACGGCGCTCCGATCGTCAGCCAGCTGGTCAACAAGATCCTGGTCGACGGCAAGAAGTCGCTGGCCGAGTCGATCGTCTACAACGCCCTCCGCGGCGTCGAGGCGAAGAACGGTCAGGACGCCGTCGCCACTCTGAAGAAGGCGCTCGACAACGTGCGCCCCACTCTCGAGGTCAAGAGCCGCCGCGTCGGTGGCTCGACCTACCAGGTTCCGGTCGAGGTCAAGCCGCACCGCGCGAACACCCTCGCGCTGCGCTGGCTCGTCAGCTACGCCAAGGGTCGTCGTGAGAAGACGATGACCGAGCGTCTCCAGAACGAGATCCTCGACGCGTCGAACGGTCTCGGTGCAGCGGTCAAGCGCCGCGAGGACACGCACAAGATGGCCGAGTCGAACCGCGCGTTCGCTCACTACCGCTGGTAA
- a CDS encoding spermidine/putrescine ABC transporter substrate-binding protein gives MERSLETQVDQAVQAWLRWVPRWEPATHRGRVAPCRRCLGSPILSAAGIAGNTPHGVQHGLSTRIKTIVDHAVAEYTERNLPVLQRELDQQAARNRARAYRPSEDLDPEFDGMPLDPDPVPGAPFLFTIAGLADDAAAELPPLPPLSDEEKTALRQEVGLADEYANLVGREICGILLRHRLYIQAAISQHVEPQIEAMLAELTQSLDSPFDPDAS, from the coding sequence GTGGAGCGCTCGCTGGAGACGCAGGTCGACCAGGCCGTTCAGGCCTGGCTGCGCTGGGTGCCGCGCTGGGAGCCGGCCACCCATCGAGGGCGTGTCGCGCCCTGCCGCCGCTGTCTCGGTTCGCCGATCCTCTCAGCCGCCGGCATCGCGGGCAACACCCCGCACGGGGTGCAGCACGGCCTGTCGACCCGCATCAAGACCATCGTCGATCATGCGGTCGCGGAGTACACCGAGCGCAACCTGCCGGTGCTGCAGCGCGAACTCGACCAGCAGGCGGCCCGCAACCGTGCTCGCGCGTACCGCCCGTCAGAAGATCTCGACCCCGAGTTCGACGGGATGCCGCTCGACCCCGATCCGGTGCCGGGGGCGCCGTTCCTGTTCACGATCGCCGGCCTCGCCGACGACGCGGCCGCAGAGCTGCCGCCGCTGCCGCCGCTGAGCGACGAGGAGAAGACGGCGCTGCGACAGGAGGTGGGGCTGGCCGATGAGTACGCCAACCTCGTGGGGCGGGAGATCTGCGGCATCCTGCTGCGTCACCGCCTGTACATCCAGGCGGCGATCTCGCAGCACGTCGAACCGCAGATCGAGGCGATGCTCGCCGAGCTGACGCAATCGCTCGATTCGCCGTTCGACCCCGACGCCTCCTGA
- a CDS encoding DUF2975 domain-containing protein — protein MHPRVSRALKALIVVLLALLLASQILVIPEVARITALRNPDVVQLEVPGIIGAVLFLGLVEVTLVCVWFLLSLVQTDRIFRVEAFRYVDIILGALVAAGVLILAAYLVILANRAVSLSLSLLAILGIVVSAALALLVVVLRGLLRKALELEQDLSEVV, from the coding sequence ATGCACCCCCGAGTCTCACGCGCGCTCAAGGCGCTGATCGTCGTCCTCCTCGCACTGCTGCTGGCGAGTCAGATCCTCGTGATCCCCGAGGTCGCGCGGATCACCGCTCTGCGCAATCCCGACGTGGTGCAGCTCGAAGTGCCGGGTATCATCGGCGCGGTCCTCTTCCTCGGTCTGGTCGAGGTCACCCTGGTGTGCGTCTGGTTCCTGTTGTCGCTCGTGCAGACCGATCGGATCTTCCGGGTCGAGGCGTTCCGCTACGTCGACATCATCCTGGGCGCCCTGGTCGCGGCGGGAGTGTTGATCCTGGCCGCCTACCTCGTGATCCTGGCGAACCGGGCGGTGTCGCTCTCGCTCTCTCTGCTCGCGATCCTCGGGATCGTGGTGAGCGCCGCGCTCGCTCTGCTGGTCGTGGTCCTGCGCGGACTGCTGCGCAAGGCGCTCGAGCTCGAGCAGGATCTGTCCGAGGTCGTCTGA